A window of the Corallococcus exiguus genome harbors these coding sequences:
- a CDS encoding CocE/NonD family hydrolase yields MAFHPRGLVAALALFSLSGPALAQAPAAPPKPPASPEDERAAFVRSHFTKYEVRIPMRDGVKLFTTFYVPNDASPQKRYPVLMMRTPYSIPPYGAGRYPRTLGLPGFEKEGFIFAFQDVRGRFMSEGEFVNVRPHRDTKKGKEVDESSDTYDTIDWLVKRVPHNNGKVGMWGVSYPGFYTSAGAIDSHPALKAVSPQAPIADWFWDDMHRHGALNLQLAFSFFSVFGKPRPAPTDDVEWKPFEFGTPDAYQFFLDLGPVANADAKHFHGDVAFWKDITAHPNYDAFWQARNLLPHLKNIKAAVMVVGGWYDTEDLYGPLRTYAAIEKQNPGIANTLVMGPWPHGGWMRGEGSSLGDADFGFPTSATYQDLVLAFFKQHLKGGPDAAVPEALVFEGGANRWRQLDAWPPKGTKEARLYFQPQGALAFQAPKAAAPSFDEYVSDPAKPVPYTQDLSPGWSKSYMTEDQRFASRRPDVLTYQTEPLEKDLTLAGPLEAELWVSTTGSDADWVVKLVDVNPGKVPGWTKEQEQSGEHNRGAQQTLVRGEPFRGRFRDSYSQPKPFTPNEVTKVRFVINDVFHTFQRGHRLMVQVQSSWFPFIDRNPQTYVSSIYEAKPTDFVRAMHRLHHTAAQPSALKVNVLPALDE; encoded by the coding sequence ATGGCCTTCCACCCCCGCGGCCTCGTGGCCGCGCTCGCGCTGTTCTCGCTGTCCGGTCCCGCCCTCGCGCAGGCCCCCGCCGCGCCGCCCAAGCCGCCCGCGAGTCCAGAGGATGAACGCGCCGCGTTCGTCCGGTCGCACTTCACGAAGTACGAGGTGCGCATCCCCATGCGCGACGGCGTGAAGCTCTTCACGACGTTCTACGTCCCCAACGACGCGAGCCCCCAGAAGCGCTACCCCGTGCTGATGATGCGCACGCCGTACTCGATTCCCCCCTACGGCGCGGGCCGCTATCCCAGGACCCTGGGCCTGCCCGGCTTCGAGAAGGAGGGCTTCATCTTCGCCTTCCAGGACGTGCGCGGCCGGTTCATGTCCGAGGGCGAGTTCGTCAACGTGCGCCCCCACCGCGACACCAAGAAGGGCAAGGAGGTGGACGAGAGCAGCGACACGTACGACACCATCGACTGGCTGGTGAAGCGCGTGCCCCACAACAACGGCAAGGTGGGCATGTGGGGCGTGTCCTATCCGGGCTTCTACACGTCCGCGGGCGCCATCGATTCGCACCCCGCGCTCAAGGCGGTGTCGCCGCAGGCGCCCATCGCGGACTGGTTCTGGGACGACATGCACCGGCATGGCGCCCTCAACCTGCAGCTGGCGTTCAGCTTCTTCTCCGTCTTCGGAAAGCCCCGCCCCGCGCCCACGGATGACGTGGAGTGGAAGCCCTTCGAATTCGGCACCCCGGACGCCTACCAGTTCTTCCTGGACCTGGGCCCGGTGGCCAACGCGGACGCGAAGCACTTCCACGGTGACGTGGCCTTCTGGAAGGACATCACCGCGCACCCCAACTACGACGCCTTCTGGCAGGCGCGGAACCTGCTGCCGCACCTGAAGAACATCAAGGCGGCGGTGATGGTGGTGGGCGGCTGGTACGACACGGAGGACCTCTACGGGCCGCTGCGCACGTACGCCGCCATCGAGAAGCAGAACCCCGGCATCGCCAACACGCTGGTGATGGGCCCGTGGCCCCACGGCGGATGGATGCGCGGGGAGGGCTCGTCGCTGGGAGACGCGGACTTCGGCTTCCCCACCAGCGCCACGTATCAGGACCTGGTGCTGGCCTTCTTCAAGCAGCACCTGAAGGGAGGCCCGGACGCGGCCGTGCCGGAGGCGCTCGTCTTCGAGGGTGGCGCCAACCGCTGGCGCCAACTGGACGCCTGGCCGCCCAAGGGCACCAAGGAGGCGCGCCTGTACTTCCAGCCTCAGGGCGCGCTGGCGTTCCAGGCCCCCAAGGCGGCGGCGCCGTCGTTCGACGAGTACGTGAGCGACCCGGCGAAGCCCGTGCCGTACACGCAGGACCTGAGCCCCGGCTGGTCCAAGTCGTACATGACGGAGGATCAGCGCTTCGCCTCGCGCCGGCCGGACGTGCTCACGTACCAGACGGAGCCGCTGGAGAAGGACCTCACGCTCGCGGGCCCGCTGGAGGCGGAGTTGTGGGTTTCCACGACGGGCAGTGACGCGGACTGGGTGGTGAAGCTGGTGGACGTGAACCCCGGGAAGGTGCCCGGCTGGACGAAGGAGCAGGAGCAGTCCGGCGAGCACAACCGGGGCGCGCAGCAGACGCTGGTGCGAGGGGAGCCGTTCCGCGGCCGCTTCCGCGACAGCTACTCCCAGCCCAAGCCCTTCACGCCCAACGAGGTGACGAAGGTGCGCTTCGTCATCAACGACGTGTTCCACACCTTCCAGCGCGGCCACCGGCTGATGGTGCAGGTGCAGTCGAGCTGGTTCCCGTTCATCGACCGCAACCCGCAGACCTACGTGTCCAGCATCTACGAGGCGAAGCCCACCGACTTCGTGCGTGCGATGCACCGGCTGCACCACACGGCGGCCCAGCCCAGTGCGTTGAAGGTGAACGTCCTGCCCGCGTTGGACGAGTAG
- a CDS encoding RNA 3'-terminal phosphate cyclase has translation MTGHDRPDAGRVLLDGKLGEGGGHVLRSALSLSLITGRPFHLSGLRGHRDPPGLRPHHLAYVRGAEALSGGTSEGASVGSTELRFTPGPVRAGDYLLEAGASGSTPRLFQCLVYPLALAGGGRLTLRGATHPRGGPSFHELVGAWQSVARAYGLPVQLSLTHAGFLPEGAGEFTAEVGAPAEPPVRVDLPARGVLREVRVMSVVGGLPFAVAERQSRAAVAALRERGILAEADNRPLAVTRSQGSATLVLAQFEHTVAGFTSLGERGLDAEGVGREAAEALTRFMETGGALDEHLAEQLLLPAALLASGRLGAVTPGTTRFTAARITDELTVQAEVLRRFLPVHLQVDPGGSVEVRPA, from the coding sequence ATGACCGGTCACGACCGGCCCGACGCCGGGCGGGTGTTGCTCGACGGAAAGTTGGGGGAGGGGGGCGGCCACGTCCTCCGCTCCGCGCTGTCCCTGTCGCTCATCACCGGCCGTCCCTTCCATCTCAGCGGGCTGCGCGGGCACCGCGACCCGCCGGGCTTGCGTCCCCATCACCTGGCCTACGTGCGCGGCGCGGAGGCGCTGAGCGGCGGCACCAGCGAGGGCGCCTCCGTGGGCTCCACGGAGCTGCGCTTCACGCCCGGCCCGGTGCGCGCGGGGGACTACCTGCTGGAGGCCGGCGCGTCCGGCAGCACGCCCCGGCTCTTCCAGTGCCTGGTGTACCCGCTGGCGCTCGCGGGCGGCGGACGGCTCACGCTGCGAGGCGCCACGCACCCGCGGGGCGGGCCCAGCTTTCACGAGCTCGTCGGCGCGTGGCAGTCGGTGGCGCGCGCATACGGGCTGCCCGTGCAGCTGTCGCTCACCCACGCGGGCTTCCTTCCGGAGGGCGCGGGCGAGTTCACCGCGGAGGTGGGCGCCCCGGCCGAGCCGCCCGTGCGCGTGGACCTGCCCGCGCGCGGCGTGCTGCGGGAGGTGCGGGTGATGTCCGTCGTGGGCGGGCTGCCCTTCGCGGTGGCGGAGCGTCAGTCCCGCGCCGCGGTGGCCGCGCTGCGCGAGCGGGGCATCCTGGCGGAAGCGGACAACCGGCCACTGGCGGTGACGCGCTCGCAGGGCTCCGCGACACTCGTGCTGGCGCAGTTCGAGCACACCGTGGCGGGCTTCACGTCGCTGGGCGAGCGGGGCCTGGACGCCGAAGGGGTGGGGCGCGAGGCGGCGGAGGCGCTGACCCGCTTCATGGAGACGGGCGGCGCGCTCGACGAACACCTGGCGGAACAGTTGCTGCTGCCGGCGGCGCTCCTGGCGTCAGGGAGGCTGGGGGCGGTGACGCCGGGCACCACGCGTTTCACCGCCGCTCGCATCACCGACGAGCTGACGGTCCAGGCGGAGGTGCTGCGGCGCTTCCTGCCGGTGCACCTTCAGGTGGATCCGGGCGGAAGCGTGGAGGTCCGCCCGGCGTGA